A region from the Candidatus Neomarinimicrobiota bacterium genome encodes:
- a CDS encoding helix-turn-helix domain-containing protein, translating into MKSRDVMYVEKEIFSIEEAEEYLGIKKRTLYKLAKSGSIPAVKIGGQWRFSKFRLDALFHSGKDNGANYDD; encoded by the coding sequence ATGAAGTCAAGGGATGTCATGTATGTAGAAAAAGAAATATTCTCGATTGAAGAGGCTGAAGAATATTTAGGCATAAAGAAAAGAACTCTATACAAATTGGCGAAATCAGGAAGTATTCCGGCGGTTAAAATCGGAGGTCAGTGGAGATTTTCCAAATTCCGACTTGATGCCCTTTTTCACAGTGGAAAGGATAATGGCGCAAACTATGACGACTGA
- the flgN gene encoding flagellar export chaperone FlgN, translated as MVNKKELEDVLKEQVGIYAEFETLCKSEIDALYDDKLNVLLGVMKNKAKLIEKLNKLDMRIKNSQNGDFDPFLSIKTNPELKNYVEAAIIKVENVLKFEERTKIVSQKQLNELEMELLSIRNETETLAKYTEGGNPNARFIDINR; from the coding sequence ATGGTAAATAAAAAAGAGTTAGAAGATGTTCTTAAAGAGCAAGTTGGAATTTATGCCGAGTTCGAAACTCTTTGTAAATCTGAGATTGATGCCTTATATGATGATAAATTGAATGTTTTATTAGGTGTGATGAAAAATAAAGCGAAATTGATTGAAAAATTAAATAAATTGGATATGAGGATCAAAAACAGTCAGAATGGTGATTTTGACCCATTTTTATCAATTAAAACCAATCCGGAACTAAAGAATTACGTAGAAGCAGCGATAATTAAAGTAGAAAATGTTCTTAAGTTCGAAGAAAGAACAAAAATTGTATCACAAAAACAACTAAATGAACTGGAAATGGAATTGCTGAGTATACGAAATGAAACGGAAACACTTGCAAAATACACGGAAGGGGGGAATCCAAACGCCAGATTTATTGATATTAACAGATAA
- the fliS gene encoding flagellar export chaperone FliS: MTDNNTYVKTLNRHYLENKIQSASQSEIISMLYDGALNFLVQMKQAILEENHKVRDDAFGRVQAILQELQHSINYEEGGEIAKSLASLYSFMLKHLFESNLKSDASGVEAIREMIWELRTAWQEAAAEQKSAANTIVSNQSKSGNFVSRMG; the protein is encoded by the coding sequence ATGACTGATAATAATACTTATGTTAAAACACTAAATAGACATTATCTTGAGAATAAGATTCAAAGTGCTTCGCAAAGCGAAATAATTTCAATGCTTTACGATGGCGCTTTGAACTTCCTGGTTCAGATGAAACAGGCTATTCTTGAAGAAAATCATAAAGTTAGAGATGATGCCTTTGGAAGAGTACAAGCTATACTGCAAGAACTGCAGCACAGTATTAATTATGAAGAAGGTGGTGAAATAGCCAAGTCACTCGCTTCCTTATATAGTTTTATGCTTAAGCACCTATTTGAATCGAATTTAAAATCAGACGCCTCAGGTGTTGAAGCTATTAGGGAGATGATATGGGAATTACGCACTGCTTGGCAAGAGGCGGCAGCAGAACAAAAAAGCGCTGCCAATACGATAGTTTCAAACCAATCTAAAAGCGGAAACTTCGTATCGCGGATGGGATAA
- the fliD gene encoding flagellar filament capping protein FliD: protein MAEAGGTSSVSGLFSGIDFRDTIEKIIAVEGISADLLQLQIDEQRQKLTAWREFNTKLLALKSAGDALNADTDFKTFKTNSTSSSSTDVEDLISVSTSADAQPGNYTIEIQSRAEARKLSSAAFSSDSTALSLTGEFLINGVAVSIASTDTLLDIRDAINNLNSGSDATKVTATILTVTVDSDYRLILTSDETGADKFDLLDASSTNILQSGGFDFITGTMSIKNSVSPDDAASDYFTSSTATVDALTGLSSAPSGTIQINGSDVVLDLSTMSITDVKTAIDNASIANISTTITTTEDDDGKTIYRLEIVDSTGAPTFTDSGNVLQALGILESAVTSELNAESDSTIVIDGITINRDDNIIDDVIEGTTLNLLQAETGTNIEVNVERNLDSVISKMTDLVKAYNVVVQFVKQQLQLDEEQVDEDSNVIPGILSGDSGITSARSVARSAATDSITGLPDDYNSLSKIGITVNAKGKLELDEDDVRAALRADFAATMRVFIAEETATDSDVEFINHTEDTTEGEYTVNITQAATQTTITGTVDLSANPLTADETFTITDSGTGRVATVSLSNGDDIDTIINTINSSLSSETIETHIGSFRITTDGSTAITSTTLWSEINLGTAISNNDTIAVTGTNAAGVTIEDSFLIDDITTGTVQDFLSFIEGAFDKEMNVTLDDGYIVFKDIKGRDSSFSITIAESAGSLDFGTVDATNNSTNESGTEGRYKIEMAASKDGSNNLVLTHDNYGDVFDFTVTTSATLGIEDTNVTIGKDVAGTIGGESATGDGQVLIGDTDNSNTDSLVILYTGTTTGDQGTVKLTLGVGELINRQLGFITDSLDGFVTLRQEAIEDRIDTLDDRIFVIRERLDRKKTFLLNKFVAMEAALAELSSRSIALTAQLRGLQSLLG from the coding sequence ATGGCGGAAGCGGGTGGCACAAGCAGTGTTAGCGGATTATTTTCCGGTATAGATTTTAGAGATACAATAGAAAAAATAATAGCAGTCGAAGGAATATCGGCTGATCTTCTTCAACTTCAAATTGATGAACAACGCCAAAAACTTACTGCTTGGCGAGAGTTCAATACTAAATTACTTGCATTAAAATCTGCGGGCGATGCTTTGAACGCAGATACCGACTTCAAAACTTTCAAAACTAATTCTACCTCTTCTTCAAGTACGGATGTAGAAGATCTGATAAGCGTCAGCACCAGCGCTGATGCGCAGCCCGGAAACTATACAATTGAAATACAATCCCGGGCAGAGGCGCGTAAATTATCTTCAGCAGCATTCAGTTCTGATTCCACTGCTCTTAGTCTAACCGGGGAGTTTCTGATCAACGGAGTAGCGGTGAGTATAGCATCCACCGACACGCTGTTAGATATTAGAGACGCAATAAACAATTTAAACAGCGGTTCGGACGCTACTAAAGTGACGGCAACAATCCTGACAGTAACGGTGGATTCCGATTATCGTCTCATATTGACCTCTGATGAAACAGGAGCGGATAAATTTGATCTGCTTGACGCAAGCTCTACCAATATTTTACAGTCCGGAGGGTTTGATTTCATCACTGGCACTATGAGTATAAAAAATTCGGTTTCTCCTGACGATGCAGCTTCCGATTATTTTACAAGCTCTACCGCTACTGTGGACGCATTAACGGGTCTGAGTAGCGCGCCCAGTGGCACAATTCAAATTAATGGCAGTGACGTGGTTTTAGATTTGAGCACAATGAGTATCACCGATGTAAAGACAGCGATTGATAACGCAAGTATAGCGAATATCAGTACGACTATAACCACAACAGAGGATGATGACGGTAAAACGATCTACCGGCTTGAAATAGTCGATTCTACAGGAGCTCCGACTTTTACCGATTCGGGTAACGTACTTCAAGCTCTTGGTATATTAGAAAGCGCCGTCACAAGCGAACTGAACGCGGAATCAGATTCGACAATAGTTATTGACGGTATTACTATCAACAGAGACGATAATATAATTGATGACGTAATCGAGGGGACTACGCTTAACCTGTTGCAGGCTGAAACGGGTACTAATATTGAAGTAAATGTAGAGAGAAATCTTGATTCCGTTATTAGTAAGATGACTGACTTAGTCAAGGCTTATAATGTTGTTGTGCAATTCGTTAAACAGCAACTCCAATTAGATGAAGAGCAGGTAGATGAGGACAGCAATGTTATTCCCGGAATTCTGTCGGGTGACTCCGGCATTACTTCGGCTCGTTCAGTTGCGAGATCAGCTGCTACGGACAGTATTACAGGGTTGCCGGATGACTATAATTCACTCAGTAAAATCGGTATAACTGTGAATGCGAAAGGGAAGCTGGAGCTTGATGAAGACGATGTCCGAGCAGCCCTGAGAGCAGATTTCGCGGCTACAATGAGAGTTTTTATTGCCGAAGAAACAGCCACAGACTCTGATGTAGAGTTTATCAATCATACGGAGGACACAACCGAGGGAGAGTACACGGTAAACATCACCCAGGCAGCGACACAAACTACAATAACAGGCACAGTGGACCTATCCGCGAATCCCCTTACTGCGGATGAAACGTTCACCATTACGGACTCTGGCACCGGTCGAGTCGCAACGGTAAGCCTCAGTAACGGTGATGATATTGATACCATAATCAACACGATAAACTCAAGTCTTTCCTCTGAAACCATTGAGACGCATATCGGCAGCTTTAGAATTACTACGGATGGCTCTACTGCAATAACATCGACTACTTTATGGAGCGAAATTAATCTCGGGACGGCAATTTCAAACAACGACACCATCGCTGTCACCGGTACCAATGCCGCTGGCGTTACGATAGAGGATTCATTCTTAATAGATGATATCACTACAGGAACGGTACAAGATTTTCTCTCGTTTATAGAAGGCGCCTTTGACAAAGAGATGAACGTCACTCTTGATGACGGATATATTGTGTTTAAGGACATCAAGGGCAGAGATTCGTCATTTTCAATTACAATAGCAGAAAGCGCGGGTTCATTGGATTTTGGAACGGTTGATGCTACCAACAATTCAACAAACGAGTCAGGAACTGAAGGGCGTTACAAAATAGAGATGGCCGCTTCCAAAGATGGCTCGAATAACCTCGTTTTAACGCATGATAATTACGGCGATGTTTTTGATTTTACCGTGACGACCAGCGCAACGCTTGGAATTGAAGATACCAATGTTACAATAGGCAAGGATGTGGCAGGGACAATCGGCGGTGAATCAGCCACGGGAGACGGCCAGGTACTCATCGGAGACACAGACAATTCCAATACCGATAGTCTCGTCATTTTATACACAGGCACTACTACCGGAGATCAGGGGACGGTCAAGTTGACGTTGGGCGTAGGTGAATTAATAAACAGGCAGCTGGGGTTTATTACCGATTCGTTAGACGGATTTGTGACCTTGAGGCAGGAGGCTATCGAAGACAGGATAGACACGCTTGATGACAGGATATTTGTAATAAGAGAAAGGTTAGACAGGAAAAAAACGTTTTTACTCAATAAATTTGTAGCAATGGAAGCCGCATTAGCGGAATTAAGCTCGAGAAGTATCGCATTGACCGCACAGCTTAGAGGACTGCAGTCTTTACTGGGTTAA
- a CDS encoding flagellar protein FlaG codes for MESTTNIPSQAAKSTPKPQIEKVDLRVLKVVAAKSKKSSENVAAAAKRNAEMQKQDIDELIRKMNNEVFSVNKRIIIRRHPVNNRQIIQVIDSKTDKVIMEVPSVELVNLSAKIHIFVGMMMDRIS; via the coding sequence ATGGAATCAACAACCAATATACCAAGCCAGGCTGCAAAATCGACACCAAAGCCGCAAATCGAAAAAGTTGATTTACGAGTGCTAAAAGTAGTAGCGGCAAAATCAAAGAAATCAAGCGAGAACGTTGCGGCTGCTGCAAAGAGAAACGCTGAGATGCAAAAACAGGATATCGATGAGCTCATAAGAAAAATGAACAACGAGGTCTTCAGCGTTAATAAGCGGATAATTATCAGGAGGCATCCTGTAAATAATCGTCAAATCATTCAAGTTATTGATTCAAAGACCGATAAAGTAATTATGGAGGTACCATCGGTGGAATTGGTGAATTTATCTGCGAAGATTCATATTTTCGTCGGTATGATGATGGATAGGATATCTTGA
- a CDS encoding flagellin yields the protein MGLRIQTNTAAAKAYRGLFIADSQLSKSLEKLSTGFRINSAADDAAGLAIANKLRATNRSLGAASRNVSEASSIVNIAQGSMNNISSILERLKELATQGASDNVSSSGRTKINSEASALTSEVTRIVNDTKYQDTSLIKGTFGATYCDGAASFAASEGVTAIDVSGAVDAGLVYTVTSVAGSGTSSDVTMTNGVITQTITGVATGTVQTLDFSALGVKLSLDSGFDVVNELAGGFSIDTGTGGTFQVGADNDANADRYSFTIGDMTLATLGLDSLNLSTRSGSQSGITSVDSAIDSVNTSLGNIGAIINRLSFASANIAGTLENISAAESGIRDVDFAKEMIQFTKSQILQQAATAMLSQANAASQGILQLLG from the coding sequence ATGGGTTTAAGAATTCAAACAAACACAGCGGCTGCAAAAGCATATAGAGGTCTTTTCATAGCCGACAGCCAGTTGAGCAAATCATTAGAAAAACTCTCAACAGGTTTCAGAATCAACAGTGCGGCAGATGATGCTGCTGGTCTTGCGATTGCTAACAAGCTTCGCGCTACCAACAGATCATTGGGCGCAGCGTCAAGGAACGTATCAGAGGCTTCTTCGATTGTGAATATAGCCCAAGGTTCCATGAACAACATCTCAAGTATCCTTGAGCGTTTGAAAGAATTGGCTACTCAAGGCGCTTCTGACAACGTCTCATCGAGTGGGAGAACCAAAATCAACTCTGAAGCATCGGCGTTGACTTCAGAAGTCACACGTATCGTAAACGATACCAAATACCAGGATACTTCCCTTATCAAGGGTACTTTCGGAGCGACATATTGCGATGGAGCCGCCTCGTTTGCAGCATCCGAAGGTGTGACAGCAATTGACGTATCCGGCGCGGTAGATGCGGGCTTGGTATATACGGTGACGAGTGTAGCCGGTTCCGGAACATCATCTGACGTAACCATGACAAACGGCGTTATTACACAGACAATCACCGGTGTAGCGACCGGTACAGTCCAGACTTTGGACTTTTCAGCTCTCGGCGTCAAGTTATCTCTTGATTCCGGTTTTGATGTTGTCAACGAATTAGCAGGCGGCTTCTCAATTGATACTGGCACCGGCGGTACGTTCCAGGTCGGCGCTGACAACGACGCGAACGCTGATAGATACAGTTTCACTATCGGTGATATGACACTTGCCACACTTGGACTCGATTCTCTGAACCTTTCAACTCGTTCAGGATCGCAGTCAGGTATAACAAGCGTTGATTCAGCAATTGACAGTGTCAACACTTCTCTTGGCAATATAGGTGCTATTATAAACAGACTGTCATTCGCAAGCGCGAATATCGCGGGAACGCTGGAAAACATATCGGCAGCGGAATCCGGTATTCGTGATGTTGACTTCGCGAAAGAAATGATACAGTTCACCAAATCACAAATACTCCAACAGGCAGCGACCGCTATGCTTTCGCAGGCCAACGCAGCGTCACAAGGAATTCTACAGCTTCTCGGATAA
- a CDS encoding tetratricopeptide repeat protein has protein sequence MIVKNEEVFLRGCLDSVKDFVDEIVIVDTGSEDATLQIAREAGAKIIETEWNDDFSAARNLSLSEANYEWILVLDADERIAKRDLEQLKQLITQTKTFGFRLNQRTYLINLSLTNSVSSVGEYPEEMNYPGYIPQDVVRLFRNSSQIEYSGRVHEIVEQSLIENHLGITDSKLPIHHYGKVLESEKIEKKMKMYVELGKKKIADNPDDPKAMIELLNQLIEIGDMKEAHKLSKAYLKKIQGSAELYFCAGLTAERLDRRKEAIKHYKEVLSLDEIHLGALNNLSGLLQWSGKLDEAITLKLKAEKHYPENPVIKYNLGNAYYEAGRLEEAEEEYVAALKLDPRNLLFLYRLAEYQFSRKNFADARGTFRKILNIDASYRDAQLGMRDCQIALTTIPLNGDAFAYFDSEGDNPKGKSVDSNNRTTIGLCMITKDSAATVASTINSVNGLVDEVVVLDTGSTDETIAICKSLGAIVYSTVWENDFSKARNQALEYVNSDWVLVLDSDEVLSSKDFDLIRSAVNSKNIDGYKLIQRNYTNNKNRKDWKKCDGKYPKEEENWMGYISSFIVRLFKNDSSIRFKGNVHELVEDSIVENGGKIGAIDVSVHHLGYSREEGDGIRAVYLEMNQQKAQERANDPNAHYELGLQYFHNDNYAEAEKSFQIAVNNQENDSSISLNYTEDSSYNMLGVAQERLGKAKDAKRTFEMGLKKTPGSDQLMTNLGIWYEERNMFKEASEMYNKALAVKPDNDVVHEHITRLNEKAKRPEATLTLCMIVKNEAENLPNCLESVVGIMDQIVIVDTGSEDATVEVAKSFGAEVYHFDWIDDFSAARNVSLEHASKDYIIWLDGDDVISPDQAKRLLELKLHMPKEKNRAYFLKIFNEMGGTADFVASQLRVFPNLPELRFRRRVHEQIIFAINEAGIETSNVDIAINHLGYGMGAQEIKYERNRPLLLKELDDNPHDHEILYFLCRNYYLNGEYEQALEWGEKALTEVRKHGKSIWYFHIKSKVAHVYLKSGASEKALSMFKELLNENKDDPVNHYSYGQALIVSERFEEAEKYYKYFLKNKEKIATDSFPVSVPKLELAAHNHLGHIYDKLGKNENAIESYKKALTIDAESERARKNLGTVYLREGRFEDAKEELLWCLNRDSQNVSVLTNLGTVENFMGNPDAAERYYRESLKYDIDNIDSLINLGNLLYKEKNYPAAEPYLSNALVLEPELDDIKLLLANIYAERGDRKQCKRLLEEFEAQLSIIPAGTDVELHERFLKLGVRLEDSNRTMEAILSFDIASKLNAEYHLSRKFSGVLLLSQRRYEESLNKLEEAVRIDPMDWESFAAMGETYEGLGKTEAAELSFQTAKAIQGEAGKLESLPVA, from the coding sequence ATGATAGTTAAAAACGAGGAGGTGTTTCTCAGGGGATGCCTCGATTCTGTGAAAGATTTTGTGGATGAAATAGTAATAGTTGACACAGGTTCGGAAGACGCAACACTTCAGATAGCTCGTGAAGCGGGTGCGAAAATCATCGAAACCGAGTGGAACGATGATTTTTCAGCTGCACGTAATTTGAGTCTCAGCGAGGCAAACTATGAATGGATATTGGTTCTTGATGCCGATGAGAGAATCGCTAAAAGGGATCTTGAGCAGTTAAAACAGCTTATCACTCAAACTAAAACATTCGGTTTCAGACTAAATCAACGGACATATCTGATTAATTTAAGTCTGACGAATTCTGTGTCATCTGTTGGCGAATATCCGGAAGAAATGAACTATCCGGGATACATACCGCAAGATGTCGTCCGGTTATTTAGGAATTCTTCACAAATAGAATACAGTGGGCGGGTTCACGAGATAGTAGAGCAATCACTAATAGAAAATCATTTAGGAATAACTGACTCAAAATTGCCCATACATCATTACGGCAAGGTTCTTGAGAGCGAAAAGATCGAGAAAAAGATGAAAATGTATGTGGAACTCGGTAAAAAGAAGATAGCGGATAATCCTGACGACCCCAAAGCGATGATAGAATTGTTAAATCAGCTGATAGAAATAGGTGATATGAAAGAAGCTCACAAATTGAGCAAGGCATATCTAAAAAAAATACAGGGGAGCGCGGAACTATATTTCTGCGCAGGTTTAACAGCTGAGCGGTTAGACAGGAGGAAGGAAGCTATAAAACATTATAAAGAGGTTCTTTCTCTTGATGAGATTCATTTAGGCGCATTGAACAATCTAAGCGGACTCCTTCAATGGTCGGGAAAATTGGATGAAGCCATTACTCTCAAGCTGAAAGCAGAAAAACACTATCCTGAGAACCCTGTAATTAAATATAATCTCGGCAACGCTTATTACGAAGCCGGACGGCTTGAAGAGGCTGAAGAAGAATACGTTGCAGCATTGAAGTTGGATCCACGGAATCTACTGTTTCTCTATCGGCTTGCTGAATATCAATTTTCAAGAAAAAACTTCGCCGACGCCAGAGGAACCTTTAGAAAAATATTGAACATTGATGCGAGTTATAGAGATGCGCAGTTGGGAATGAGGGACTGCCAAATCGCGTTGACCACTATACCGCTAAACGGCGACGCATTCGCCTACTTTGATTCCGAGGGTGATAATCCAAAAGGAAAATCTGTTGACAGCAATAATAGAACAACTATCGGTCTGTGTATGATAACGAAGGATTCGGCTGCGACTGTTGCCAGCACGATTAATAGCGTGAATGGATTAGTGGATGAGGTTGTTGTACTTGACACCGGCTCCACCGATGAAACGATAGCAATCTGTAAATCTCTTGGAGCAATAGTGTACTCCACAGTGTGGGAAAATGACTTTAGTAAAGCCCGCAATCAAGCACTGGAATATGTTAATTCAGATTGGGTTTTGGTACTTGATTCGGATGAAGTACTCTCGTCGAAAGATTTTGATCTGATAAGGTCTGCCGTAAACTCAAAGAATATAGACGGTTACAAGCTTATTCAGAGAAATTACACCAACAACAAGAATCGCAAGGATTGGAAGAAATGTGACGGTAAATATCCGAAAGAAGAAGAGAATTGGATGGGTTATATATCTTCATTCATAGTAAGATTATTTAAAAACGACTCCTCAATTCGCTTTAAAGGAAATGTACACGAATTAGTAGAAGATTCCATAGTGGAGAACGGCGGAAAAATAGGCGCCATAGATGTAAGTGTACATCATCTTGGATATTCAAGAGAAGAGGGCGATGGAATTAGAGCTGTTTATCTTGAAATGAACCAACAAAAGGCCCAAGAGAGGGCAAATGACCCTAATGCGCACTATGAGCTTGGGCTTCAATATTTTCATAATGATAATTACGCGGAAGCAGAAAAATCTTTTCAAATAGCGGTAAATAATCAGGAAAATGATTCAAGTATAAGCCTGAATTATACTGAAGATTCTTCATACAATATGTTAGGAGTGGCGCAGGAGCGATTAGGAAAAGCTAAGGATGCCAAAAGAACTTTCGAGATGGGACTTAAAAAAACACCCGGTTCGGATCAACTGATGACAAATTTAGGAATCTGGTATGAAGAACGAAATATGTTTAAAGAGGCTTCTGAAATGTATAATAAAGCATTGGCAGTGAAACCTGATAACGATGTGGTACATGAGCATATAACACGTTTGAACGAAAAAGCGAAACGACCGGAAGCAACGCTGACTCTTTGTATGATAGTGAAAAACGAAGCAGAAAACTTGCCGAATTGTCTTGAATCCGTAGTGGGAATTATGGACCAAATCGTTATCGTTGATACCGGTTCGGAGGATGCGACTGTCGAGGTGGCAAAATCATTCGGAGCAGAGGTATATCACTTTGATTGGATCGATGACTTTAGCGCTGCTCGTAACGTGTCTTTAGAACACGCAAGTAAAGATTATATAATTTGGCTTGATGGTGATGATGTTATTTCTCCAGACCAGGCGAAACGGTTATTGGAATTGAAGCTTCATATGCCGAAGGAAAAGAACCGCGCTTATTTTCTAAAGATATTCAACGAGATGGGTGGGACGGCAGATTTCGTTGCAAGCCAGTTGAGGGTTTTCCCCAATCTACCAGAGCTACGATTTCGCCGTAGAGTGCACGAGCAAATTATATTTGCCATCAATGAAGCCGGAATAGAAACGAGCAATGTTGACATTGCAATCAACCATCTCGGTTATGGTATGGGCGCTCAAGAAATAAAATATGAGCGAAACAGACCGCTGCTTTTGAAAGAATTAGACGATAATCCGCATGATCATGAGATACTTTACTTTTTATGCAGAAATTACTACTTGAACGGAGAGTATGAGCAAGCGTTAGAATGGGGTGAAAAGGCGCTTACAGAAGTCCGAAAACACGGTAAATCCATCTGGTATTTTCACATAAAGAGCAAGGTAGCCCATGTTTACCTTAAATCCGGCGCCAGTGAAAAAGCGCTTAGTATGTTCAAAGAGCTTTTAAACGAAAATAAAGATGATCCGGTGAACCACTATTCCTATGGACAGGCGTTGATTGTATCGGAACGATTTGAAGAGGCGGAAAAATATTATAAATATTTTCTAAAAAATAAAGAAAAAATTGCAACCGATTCTTTTCCGGTATCTGTTCCAAAATTAGAGTTGGCTGCCCATAATCATCTCGGTCATATATATGATAAATTAGGAAAAAATGAAAATGCAATCGAATCATATAAAAAAGCTCTGACAATAGATGCCGAATCAGAACGGGCAAGAAAAAATCTTGGTACTGTTTACTTAAGAGAAGGAAGATTTGAAGACGCTAAAGAAGAACTATTATGGTGTTTAAACAGGGATTCTCAAAATGTTTCCGTGCTGACCAACCTTGGAACGGTAGAAAATTTTATGGGGAACCCGGACGCAGCCGAACGATATTATAGGGAATCCTTAAAATATGACATTGATAACATTGATTCACTGATAAATCTCGGTAATTTACTTTACAAGGAGAAGAACTACCCGGCAGCGGAACCGTATTTGTCAAACGCGCTCGTTCTTGAGCCCGAGCTTGACGATATAAAACTTCTTTTGGCGAATATTTATGCGGAAAGAGGCGATAGAAAACAGTGTAAGAGATTGTTAGAAGAGTTCGAAGCTCAGCTAAGTATAATTCCGGCGGGAACCGATGTAGAGTTACATGAAAGATTTCTAAAACTGGGCGTGAGATTAGAAGACTCAAATCGTACGATGGAGGCTATTCTGTCTTTCGACATAGCGTCGAAGTTAAATGCCGAATATCATTTATCCAGGAAATTCTCAGGGGTACTGCTGTTGTCACAGCGAAGATACGAGGAATCATTGAATAAATTAGAAGAGGCTGTAAGAATTGATCCTATGGACTGGGAATCTTTCGCCGCTATGGGAGAAACGTATGAGGGACTTGGTAAGACGGAAGCGGCGGAATTGAGTTTTCAAACAGCAAAAGCTATTCAGGGTGAAGCCGGGAAGCTTGAATCACTGCCTGTGGCATAG